The following is a genomic window from Phaseolus vulgaris cultivar G19833 chromosome 6, P. vulgaris v2.0, whole genome shotgun sequence.
AGGCAACATGATGTACCTTTCATTGTCTAGGGGGGAGAATTCTTGCAAGACAATTAGTTTATGTATGCTCTAAAAAAAGTCGTGCCTTGGGTTTACCTTAACTGGGTTAAAATTTAGTTGACACATGGAAAGTTGAATGTGGTTGTTAGAGTCTTATGGCTATGGTGTGTGCAAGATTTCACGAAACAGAAAATTTCTTTTTCACTAGAGATGGTGCTACAAGATCAAAAAGTAAGTTTTCCATAAAACTCAGAGTTGTGACTTGCATATATTTTATACGGGTTGCTTTTGAACATGTTTTccttatgtatttttttagggAGTACGAATCCATGCATCTGTGAGGAGGACACTAATATATAAATTCCAGAGTCAGATATCTGAAGGTCATGTGTATTCCATCCAATCGTTTAGTGTGACATCCAATTTAGGATCTTACAGAACAACTAAACATGCTTATAAGATTAACTTCCAATATGGAACAAAGGTATCTTTAAGGGCTAATGAAGTGGTACCACAAACTAAACCACATTACACCCCTCTTTCACTGCTTTTTGCCGATGGCTTTGACACCGATTTTTTAGTGGGTTAGTTAAATTAacttttctgctggttttttGTATCTTTTCAATACAAGTTTTCTGTTATTAACTTCGTAGTGTTTGATGCAGATATAATTGGAGTTCTGACTGGAGTTGGCACAGAGCGGGAGTTGACAAAGGAAGGAAAATTTACCAAAATGAATGTCATCTCCATAGATTGTGATGGGTAATCTTCTAACTTCTAtccactatttttttataatgacaATGAGAGCAACCACAGGGATAGGTGTGATTGGAGACAAAGAGTTGAAAGGAATAATGACAATGAGAGCAACCACAGGGATAGGGGTGCGAGCAAGCAGCAAGAAGTAAGTAGAAAGAAAGagcatggaaatggaagaactgTTGTAGATGCAAATCCTCAACGACAGGCAACGATCCCAGGAGTTAACCTGATTGGTGATGCATCTAGTTTGGGCAAGAGTGGAGGTGTTTACATCCCCCCCTTTAAGATGGCGATGATGATGAAAGAAGTTCAGGATAAAAGTAGTGTAAAATATCAAAGGTTAACGTGGGATGCTCTGAGAAAGAGCATAAACGGGTTTGTAAATAAGGTTAATGCtacaaacataaaaaatataattcctgaattgttttcggaaaacctgATCAGGGGAAGGGGACTCTTTTGTCGGTCATGTATGAAGTCACAGATGGCTTCTCCAGGATTTACAGATGTTTTTGCTGCCTTGGTTGCTGTTGTTAATACAAAGTTCCCTGAGGTGGGGGATCTTTTGCTAAGAAGGATTGTTTTGCAGCTCAAGAGGGCTTATAAGCGGAATGACAAGGTATGTGATTATTCTTCTTATTCTTAGATCAAGTTTTGCTtctaatttacttttatttgcCTTTTGTTTTGCTACTgatttgttttttgtttgtctttcatCATTTATAGACTCAATTACTAGCAGCTGTTAAATTTATAGGGCATCTGGTGAATCAGCAAGTATCTCATGAGATTATTGCTCTTGAGCTACTCACAGTTTTACTCGAGAAACCTTCTGATGATAGTGTTGAAGTAGCTGTTGGTTTTGTGACAGAATGTGGTTCAATACTGCAGGATCTCTCACCTAAGGGCCTTCATGGTGAGTATTCCCTCACACTATATTTCTTTCTGATTGCAGAAATATGCTAATGCAAGACACTTGTGTATATGTGCAAATGATGCTTGAGATAACTTTCTGTCATTAAATTATCTGGCAAATAAGATTTTATAATTTGCAGGTATCTTTGAGCGTTTTCGTggaattcttcatgaaggagaaatTGACAAACGTGTTCAGTTTCTCATTGAAGGCTTATTTGCAATAAGAAAAGCCAAGTTTCAGGTACTTCCTTTTTTTTTGGGATAGGAATAGCACATTAACATAATAACACAGAATTCAACTCTTTTAAAATCACTTTAAAGGAATAGTTTAAAATTGAAATGTGTTACTTTCATTGCATTAACAGGGCTATCCAGCTGTTCGTCCTGAACTAGATCTTGTGGAGCAGGAAGATCAGTTAACTCATGAAGTCTCCTTGGACGAGGAGATAGATCTTGAGATTTCCATTGGTATATTTTGTTTTGAGAAGTTTGTATATGTTTCTTATCTGTTTGATTGTTGTCATTGGTCATTTtgatttctttattttctattttgtttttttctcaGATATATTCAAGCCAGACCCCAATTTCCTGGAAAATGAGAAGCGTTATGAAGAGTTGAAGAAATCAATGCTGGGTGAGGACTACGATGATGAAGAGGAAGGCATGGATGCTGAGTCAGATGAGTCCGATGAAGAGTCCgatgaagaggatgaagaacAAATGCAAATAAAAGATGAAACAGAGGCAAATCTTGTCAATCTTCGAAGGACCATCTATTTAACAATTATGTCTAGTGCTAATTTTGAGGAAGCTGGTCATAAGCTTCTGAAAATTAAGCTAGAGCCAGGTCAAGAGGTGAGCTTGGAATCTCTGCTATAACTTATTTTCTTTTGCTAAATTATCTACATGCTTCCTTTTTcttattgtaaattttttagtatgttaaatttatattttaagaacATGGTTGAACTTCAGAAAATTGAATGCTCTCTTTCTTTATGTCTGCCTTGTATAAACTCACTAATTTGCCAATTTGTATTTTGGCACTTGTTGATCTTTTAGATTTGAATTTAACTGAGTACCGCATCGGTTCAAGGTTATTTTGttctttagtttttattatctGATTTGATGCTCTTTATATGACCAGTACATCAATGCCTAGCTGTTGTAAGCTATAACTATCATTAAGCATAGACTGCATCTATAAGTAGTTATTCAGATTGAACATTTTCAAGCTACAATGtatcattcttcattgtttACGTTATGCCTTCTCtgcttatttttttaactaactATAATTTGGTATTTTTATAATTGGTGGTAGATGGAGTTGTGCATTATGCTTTTGGAATGTTGCAGCCAAGAGAGAACCTATCTCCAATATTATGGTCTTCTGGGACAGCGTTTCTGCATGATCAACAAAGTACAccaagaaaattttgaaaagtgCTTTGTGCAGCAGTACTCCATGATTCACCGACTTGAAACAAATAAACTGCGTAATGTGGCGAAATTTTTTGCTCATTTACTTGGCACATATGCTCTACCTTGGCATGTTTTTTCATATATACGGCTGACTGAAGAGGACACAACTTCTTCTTCACGTATATTTATTAAGATTCTCTTCCAGGTATTGAGAATCAAAATCAAGTATTTCTCTTGTTTCTTTATGCACCTGCATACTATTTCTCCAAGTTTGATCTGTGTGCTTTAGAAATATGCATATAATGAGACCTGGAAAATATTTTCGGTTTCTTGTCTTCTAGATTGTGTAAATTATGCACGCATCTGTGTGTGGAAGATGTTGATTACTGTTTATATAATGTTGCAGGAGTTAGCAGAGCACCTTGAAATCCGGCTGCTAAAGGAGCGGTTAAATGATCCAACTATGCAAGAATCTTTTGAATCCATATTTCCAAAAGATAATCCAAAAAACACACGGTTCTGCATTAATTTCTTTACATCCATTGGTCTTGGTGGTCTTACCGAGAACCTACGTGAGTATTTGAAGAATATGCCACGTCTTATCATGCAACAACAAAAACAGGTTTCAGAATCTGAATCAGATGATGGGTCAGGGAGTTCTGATTCATCGGATTCTGGAACAACTAGTTCAGACTCAGATTCCACTAGTTCTGATGAGAATGACAGTGACAGAAGACAGAGAAAGCGGAGGAGAATGTGAAGGAATTATTCAGATCATATCTTCGTACAGAAATTATTTAGGCATCACTTCTCTCAAAGGGtcattaacttttaaaattgatGGCCAATTTGCGAAGACAATACTTATGTAGATGGAGAAAAGTGTATGAGAAGTAAATACATTCCCTAGTACAATACCTTAGACATACCCGTGACTTACTTCgtggtttgtaattttttggaGGTTTTAAAGGCAAAAAAGTATGTTCCATGATCTTATTCTCATCTCTTAAAAGGCAAAAAGTAACTAAAAGACACTAAAACTCATaaatttagaaagaaaattAAGTTGGGTgcaattacttcctgcaccaGATTACTGCACCAATTTCATTATGAAaagactaattttaaaatagattatgatctccttttttaaaatatgtttctgatttttttaaaatgaaaatttttgtATTGTGGATTTcgatttttgtttttaagtttttatttttgaaacataataattttttctgaaatgtattatttttaattttggatttttatttctggaatgaaagatatttttgaaaatttaaaactatatagGATATATAGGATGCAGGTTAAAAAAGATTGGGTTTGGGTGTAGAAGAATTTGCCTTAAGTTGATTGTtagaaagtgaaaaaaaattgatcatGAAACTTAAATATTTAGAGGCTATTTCTTCTTTC
Proteins encoded in this region:
- the LOC137833580 gene encoding uncharacterized protein; this encodes MVLQDQKGVRIHASVRRTLIYKFQSQISEGHVYSIQSFSVTSNLGSYRTTKHAYKINFQYGTKVSLRANEVVPQTKPHYTPLSLLFADGFDTDFLVDIIGVLTGVGTERELTKEGKFTKMNVISIDCDGDRCDWRQRVERNNDNESNHRDRGASKQQEVSRKKEHGNGRTVVDANPQRQATIPGVNLIGDASSLGKSGGVYIPPFKMAMMMKEVQDKSSVKYQRLTWDALRKSINGFVNKVNATNIKNIIPELFSENLIRGRGLFCRSCMKSQMASPGFTDVFAALVAVVNTKFPEVGDLLLRRIVLQLKRAYKRNDKTQLLAAVKFIGHLVNQQVSHEIIALELLTVLLEKPSDDSVEVAVGFVTECGSILQDLSPKGLHGIFERFRGILHEGEIDKRVQFLIEGLFAIRKAKFQGYPAVRPELDLVEQEDQLTHEVSLDEEIDLEISIDIFKPDPNFLENEKRYEELKKSMLGEDYDDEEEGMDAESDESDEESDEEDEEQMQIKDETEANLVNLRRTIYLTIMSSANFEEAGHKLLKIKLEPGQEMELCIMLLECCSQERTYLQYYGLLGQRFCMINKVHQENFEKCFVQQYSMIHRLETNKLRNVAKFFAHLLGTYALPWHVFSYIRLTEEDTTSSSRIFIKILFQELAEHLEIRLLKERLNDPTMQESFESIFPKDNPKNTRFCINFFTSIGLGGLTENLREYLKNMPRLIMQQQKQVSESESDDGSGSSDSSDSGTTSSDSDSTSSDENDSDRRQRKRRRM